The sequence CCGTACGTGTTGGTCGCGACAATCGCGCGGGTCGTCACGATCAATCGCGGACCGGGGATAATTCCCTGCTGCACTGCCTGCTTCAGACCAACATCCGCATAGCCCGCGCCTTCAGTTCCAAGATCGCGCAACGTCGTAAAGCCTGCCATCAAACTGCTGCGCAAATGATTTGTCGCGCGGGCCGTACGCAGGCTAAGACTCTCGCGCGCAACCTGATCGTTCCAGGAAGTCTCGCTGTACGGATGGAGCAGCACGTGCGAGTGCGCATCAATTAGCCCGGGCATCAAAGTCATCCCGCGCAGCTCAATCACTTTCGCGCCTGAGGGCGCTTTGATTTCACTCGCCGGACCAACGGCCTCGATCTTTTCGCCGCGCACGAGCACCACCCAACCGGTGTGGAGTTGCGCAGACTCGCCGTCGAAGACTCGCGCCGGCTTTAGCAGATAGACGGTTGGGGTTGGTTTTGAGGCGGAGGATTGAGCGCCCGCTGGAAGGGCCGTCAGAAAGACGAGCAGTAGCAACGCCCAATTCCCGATTAGAGATTGTCGCGTTGGGTTCATGCGCGAGAGCCGAGTTCCTTTGCGTTTAGTGACTCTAGGTCTGTTTGACGTCAACGATCTCGGCGCCAAACGTGCGCTGGACCTGCTGGATGGTTGGATCTGCGGCCGCGGCGCGGCGCGCTTTCTGTTTCGCCTCGCGAGCGTCCGGAGTGACGTTGGTTGAAGCCACCGGGTCGTCCTCAGACTTGATTAAGTAACGAATCGCGACCTCTCTTCCATGAACCTCAGCACAAGTTTCGCGTAAGGCTTTTGCGTTCTCGGGCTTCATCAGCGTGTCCCGATAGTGCTTCGCCTCTGCCGTGAACTCAATGACGAGTTCGTCACCCTCGAGATCAACGCGCAACGAGCTGTTAAGTGCGGCGACCAGCAGGCGACGCCGCTTGTGCTCAAGCTTCGCTTTGACGTTTCCGCAGAACGAGTCGTCGCCGCTCGCGTTCACGGTTGGCCGCTCAGTAGAGGTAGTCATTGCCGGTGCGGTTTCGGTGGCGACGCTGTGCGCCGATGTTTCCGGTCGTGACGACGGCGCCGGCGCCACGCGCGCGGTTTGCAGACTCGCTGTTTCCGCTGGAGGCTTGCCGGTTCGCAATGCTGATTCAAGCGCCGCGATGCGTTCAACGAGATTGCCCAACGGCGCGAGCCGGCGCATCTCCATCAGTTTCACCAGGCCCACTTCGACCTGGTAACGCGGGTTCGCTGCATCTTTCAAAGTGCTTTCTGTTTCCGCGAGCGAATGGAAGAAGCGGACCAGATCTGATTCGGAAAACTGTTCTGCTTGCTGTGCCAGCGCGGCAGCATGAGTCCAAGCTGAATCGAGAATTTTGGGATCGGCTGAAACTTTCACTACCAGCAGATCGCGCAAGTGGGCCAGCACTTCGCGGCAGAAATTTCGCAGGTTGTGCCCCCGCATGACGATGTCGTCGACAATCGCCAGAGCTTCGGCCGGTTTGTTTTCAGCAATGCCGCACATCACGCGCGCGAGCACGTCGGCGCCGGCGAGCCCTAAAGCTTTCTCGACATCTTCAGTGGCGATCTTCTTGCCGGCAAAACTGATCACCTGATCGAAAGCCGATTGCGCGTCACGCATCGAGCCATCACCGGCGCGGGCGATTTCGCGGACCGCTTCATCCGAAATCGAAACCTTTTCCGCGTCGGCAATCAATCGCAGCCGTTCGGCAATCTTGGCCGTGGCAATCGTGCGGAATTCGAAAATCTGGCAGCGCGAAGAAATTGTCTCGGGCACCTTGTGCGCGTCAGTCGTCGCCATGATGAAGACGACACGTGGCGGCGGCTCTTCGACCGTTTTCAGCAGCGCATTGAACGCCGGCCCGGAAAGCATGTGCACTTCGTCAATGATGAAGACTTTGTAGCGGTCACGTGCGGGAGCGATAGCGACGCTGCCGATGATTACGTCGCGCACATTGTCCACG is a genomic window of Pyrinomonadaceae bacterium containing:
- the dnaX gene encoding DNA polymerase III subunit gamma/tau; amino-acid sequence: MSYQVIARKWRPQTFEDVTGQEVLTRTLQNALEHDRLHHAYLFSGARGVGKTTTARLVAKGLNCHKAKGPTATPCPTTDEKACSSCREISEGRSMDVLEIDAASNTGVDNVRDVIIGSVAIAPARDRYKVFIIDEVHMLSGPAFNALLKTVEEPPPRVVFIMATTDAHKVPETISSRCQIFEFRTIATAKIAERLRLIADAEKVSISDEAVREIARAGDGSMRDAQSAFDQVISFAGKKIATEDVEKALGLAGADVLARVMCGIAENKPAEALAIVDDIVMRGHNLRNFCREVLAHLRDLLVVKVSADPKILDSAWTHAAALAQQAEQFSESDLVRFFHSLAETESTLKDAANPRYQVEVGLVKLMEMRRLAPLGNLVERIAALESALRTGKPPAETASLQTARVAPAPSSRPETSAHSVATETAPAMTTSTERPTVNASGDDSFCGNVKAKLEHKRRRLLVAALNSSLRVDLEGDELVIEFTAEAKHYRDTLMKPENAKALRETCAEVHGREVAIRYLIKSEDDPVASTNVTPDAREAKQKARRAAAADPTIQQVQRTFGAEIVDVKQT